From a region of the Streptomyces venezuelae genome:
- a CDS encoding SDR family NAD(P)-dependent oxidoreductase, protein MTVTEDSQDHGHAYGPGIDPDRLALCLSVLDELDKLDVDHPDAITVRRATAGLYRTVKQRRRQERRAAKTANDKAVTEATATGSAERIDDETEGILPSSVTEAGRIAGILQRPRSCYVCKTRYVEVDYFYHQLCPACAVENRTRREARADLTGKRALLTGGRAKIGMYIALRLLRDGAHTTITTRFPKDAIRRFKAMEDSADWMHRLEVVGIDLRDPAQSVALADQVSAAGPLDILINNATQTVRRLPTAYAALVEGESAPLPAGELPAHHVIGAFNSGAVDGLAALPVGVSGLEAQKVADLALVAGNASLERHLAGTAIDAGGLLPDVVESNTWVQTIDQISPVELLETQLCNYTSPFILISALRPAMAEAARKAANGRAYVVNVSAMEGVFSRGYKGAGHPNTNAAKAAMNMVTRTSGQEMFQTDRILMTSVDTGWITDERPHFDKLRLAEEGFHAPLDLVDGAARVYDPIVRGEAGEDLFGVFLKDYAPANW, encoded by the coding sequence ATGACGGTGACCGAAGACAGCCAGGACCACGGGCACGCCTACGGGCCCGGCATCGACCCCGACCGGCTGGCCCTCTGCCTCAGCGTGCTCGACGAGCTGGACAAGCTCGACGTCGACCACCCCGACGCGATCACCGTACGCCGTGCCACCGCGGGTCTCTACCGGACGGTCAAGCAGCGCCGCCGCCAGGAGCGCCGCGCCGCCAAGACCGCCAACGACAAGGCCGTCACCGAGGCCACCGCCACCGGCTCCGCCGAGCGCATCGACGACGAGACCGAGGGCATCCTGCCCTCCTCGGTCACGGAGGCCGGCCGGATCGCCGGCATACTCCAGCGCCCGCGCTCCTGCTACGTCTGCAAGACGCGGTACGTCGAGGTCGACTACTTCTACCACCAGCTCTGCCCGGCGTGCGCCGTGGAGAACCGGACCCGCCGCGAGGCCCGCGCCGACCTGACCGGCAAGCGCGCGCTGCTCACGGGCGGCCGCGCCAAGATCGGCATGTACATCGCGCTGCGGCTGCTGCGGGACGGCGCCCACACCACGATCACCACGCGCTTCCCCAAGGACGCCATCCGCCGCTTCAAGGCGATGGAGGACTCCGCGGACTGGATGCACCGCCTGGAGGTCGTCGGCATCGACCTGCGCGACCCGGCCCAGTCCGTCGCCCTCGCCGACCAGGTGTCCGCGGCCGGCCCGCTCGACATCCTGATCAACAACGCGACGCAGACCGTACGCCGCCTGCCCACCGCCTACGCGGCGCTGGTCGAGGGGGAGTCCGCCCCGCTGCCCGCCGGCGAGCTCCCCGCCCACCACGTCATCGGCGCCTTCAACTCCGGCGCGGTCGACGGACTGGCGGCGCTGCCCGTCGGCGTGAGCGGACTGGAGGCGCAGAAGGTCGCCGACCTCGCGCTGGTCGCGGGCAACGCCAGCCTGGAACGGCACCTCGCCGGCACGGCCATCGACGCGGGCGGCCTGCTGCCCGACGTCGTCGAGAGCAACACCTGGGTGCAGACCATCGACCAGATCTCCCCGGTGGAGCTGCTCGAAACCCAGCTCTGCAACTACACGTCGCCGTTCATCCTGATCAGCGCGCTGCGGCCGGCCATGGCCGAGGCGGCCCGCAAGGCCGCCAACGGGCGGGCGTACGTCGTCAACGTCTCGGCGATGGAGGGCGTCTTCAGCCGCGGCTACAAGGGCGCGGGGCACCCGAACACCAATGCCGCCAAGGCCGCGATGAACATGGTGACGCGGACCAGCGGCCAGGAGATGTTCCAGACCGACCGCATCCTGATGACCTCGGTCGACACCGGCTGGATCACCGACGAGCGCCCCCACTTCGACAAGCTGCGCCTGGCCGAGGAGGGCTTCCACGCCCCGCTCGACCTGGTCGACGGCGCGGCCCGGGTCTACGACCCGATCGTGCGCGGCGAGGCCGGCGAGGACCTGTTCGGCGTCTTCCTCAAGGACTACGCCCCGGCGAACTGGTAA
- a CDS encoding NAD-dependent epimerase/dehydratase family protein, with product MKLLMLGGTEFVGRAITEDALTRGWEVTVFHRGHHTPPPGVKVLQGDRTAPGGPAALGAGEWDLVVDTWGGAPTAVRDSARLLRDRAGRYAYISSRSVYAYPAPAGLDEHGLLVGGSPDAGPTAYAEDKRGGELAALDAFADRALLARAGLILGPYENVGRLPWWLNRTARGGPVLAPGPRRLPIQYIDVRDLARWTLDAAEAGRSGAYNLVAPSGHATMGTFLEACAATTGGRAELRWTDPDRILAAGVEPWSELPVWVPEGEAHDHIHRGDVSKALAAGLTCRPVEETVADTWAWLRTLGGAAPQRPDVPAKGISAEREAALLGL from the coding sequence ATGAAACTACTGATGCTGGGTGGTACCGAATTCGTCGGACGCGCGATCACCGAGGACGCCCTGACCCGGGGCTGGGAGGTGACCGTCTTCCACCGCGGACACCACACACCCCCGCCGGGCGTGAAGGTGCTGCAAGGGGACCGGACCGCGCCCGGCGGGCCGGCCGCCCTCGGCGCCGGGGAGTGGGACCTGGTCGTCGACACGTGGGGCGGCGCCCCCACGGCAGTACGCGACAGCGCCCGCCTGCTGCGCGACCGGGCCGGGCGGTACGCGTACATCTCCAGCCGCTCGGTGTACGCCTACCCCGCGCCCGCGGGCCTCGACGAGCACGGCCTCCTGGTCGGGGGCTCACCGGACGCCGGGCCCACCGCCTACGCCGAGGACAAGCGGGGCGGCGAACTCGCCGCCCTGGACGCCTTCGCGGACCGCGCCCTGCTCGCGCGCGCCGGCCTGATCCTCGGCCCGTACGAGAACGTCGGCCGGCTCCCGTGGTGGCTGAACCGCACCGCCCGCGGCGGCCCGGTGCTCGCTCCCGGACCGCGCCGACTCCCGATCCAGTACATCGACGTGCGCGACCTCGCCCGGTGGACGCTGGACGCCGCCGAGGCAGGGCGTTCGGGCGCCTACAACCTGGTCGCCCCGTCCGGACACGCCACGATGGGAACGTTCCTCGAAGCCTGCGCCGCCACCACCGGAGGCCGCGCCGAACTGCGCTGGACCGACCCGGACCGGATCCTGGCGGCGGGCGTGGAGCCCTGGTCCGAGCTCCCCGTCTGGGTCCCCGAGGGCGAGGCCCACGACCACATACACCGCGGGGACGTCTCCAAGGCGCTGGCCGCCGGCCTGACGTGCCGGCCGGTCGAGGAGACCGTGGCCGACACCTGGGCCTGGCTGCGCACGCTCGGCGGGGCCGCCCCGCAGCGCCCCGACGTACCGGCCAAGGGCATCTCCGCGGAGCGGGAGGCCGCGCTACTCGGACTCTGA